From a single Rutidosis leptorrhynchoides isolate AG116_Rl617_1_P2 chromosome 5, CSIRO_AGI_Rlap_v1, whole genome shotgun sequence genomic region:
- the LOC139847774 gene encoding auxin response factor 2A-like isoform X2, which yields MPEPNQNENAVKKEPTPPPQSQFRVHSFYKTLTTSDTSTRGGFSVLRCHDDKCLLCLIPLQPPTQELIAKDFAWKQVELQAHFAVARLYTCLLVSFAWCWLTSPAI from the exons ATGCCGGAACCTAAT CAAAATGAGAATGCGGTGAAAAAGGAACCAACACCACCTCCCCAATCTCAATTTCGCGTACATTCCTTTTACAAGACGTTAACTACTTCTGATACGAGTACTCGTGGTGGGTTTTCTGTTCTGAGATGCCATGATGATAAATGCCTTCTATGCCTTATTCCACTG CAACCTCCAACTCAAGAGCTCATAGCCAAGGATTTTGCATGGAAACAAGTGGAGCTTCAGGCACATTTCGCG GTTGCAAGGCTATACACGTGTCTATTGGTGAGTTTTGCTTGGTGTTGGTTGACGTCACCGGCTATCTGA
- the LOC139847774 gene encoding auxin response factor 2A-like isoform X1: MPEPNQNENAVKKEPTPPPQSQFRVHSFYKTLTTSDTSTRGGFSVLRCHDDKCLLCLIPLDISKQPPTQELIAKDFAWKQVELQAHFAVARLYTCLLVSFAWCWLTSPAI; this comes from the exons ATGCCGGAACCTAAT CAAAATGAGAATGCGGTGAAAAAGGAACCAACACCACCTCCCCAATCTCAATTTCGCGTACATTCCTTTTACAAGACGTTAACTACTTCTGATACGAGTACTCGTGGTGGGTTTTCTGTTCTGAGATGCCATGATGATAAATGCCTTCTATGCCTTATTCCACTG GACATCTCAAAGCAACCTCCAACTCAAGAGCTCATAGCCAAGGATTTTGCATGGAAACAAGTGGAGCTTCAGGCACATTTCGCG GTTGCAAGGCTATACACGTGTCTATTGGTGAGTTTTGCTTGGTGTTGGTTGACGTCACCGGCTATCTGA